A portion of the Oncorhynchus gorbuscha isolate QuinsamMale2020 ecotype Even-year linkage group LG07, OgorEven_v1.0, whole genome shotgun sequence genome contains these proteins:
- the phf10 gene encoding PHD finger protein 10, translating into MATVLPPRPCDSNPATPGAQSIKDDIEEVSNDGSQAPKRRRMGSGDSSRSCDTSSQELGPTYFSAENLTEYRWPSDGSGEYYMLQEQVSEYLGVTSFKRKYPDLERRDLSHKEKLYLREQNVITETQCTLGLTALRSDEVIDLMIKEYPGKHAEYSVILQERERQRIAKEYSKMQQQNPQKVEASKVPEYIKKAAKKAAEFNSNFNRERMEERRAYFDLQTHIIQVPQGRYKVLPPERTKTGPYPVALIPGQFQDYYKRYSPNELRYLPLNTALFEPPLDPELPALDSDGDSDDADENKGEEGKKNSDSSSGNTSDGDSQDSGVQSKGKAKDRTATPAKDATPRLNQHKSVPGYKPKVIPNAICGICQKGKESNKKGKPEALIHCSQCKNSGHPSCLDMSEELVGLIKTYPWQCMECKTCTVCEQPHHEEEMMFCDKCDRGFHTFCVGLDSIPLGCWVCECCIKEFSTPKKKGGIKTPQKSKSAHK; encoded by the exons GATGACATTGAGGAAGTTTCCAATGATGGCAGTCAAGCTCCAAAAAGGCGGCGCATGGGTTCAGGCGACAGTTCCAGAAGTTGTGACACCTCCAGTCAGGAACTTGG GCCCACATACTTCTCAGCAGAAAATCTGACTGAGTACAGGTGGCCCTCAGATGGCAGTGGGGAGTACTATATGTTGCAAGAACAAGTCAGTGAATATCTGGGAGTGACTTCATTCAAGCGAAAATATCCAG atTTGGAAAGGAGAGACCTCTCCCACAAGGAGAAGCTATATCTGAGGGAGCAAAATGTCATCACCGAGACACAGTGCACCTTGG GTTTGACTGCTTTACGAAGTGATGAAGTCATTGATTTAATGATCAAGGAGTACCCGGGCAAACATGCTGAGTATTCTGTCATTCTCCAAGAGAGGGAGCGTCAGAGGATAGCAAAGGAGTATTCT AAAATGCAGCAACAAAACCCTCAGAAGGTTGAAGCCAGTAAAGTGCCAGAGTACATAAAGAAAGCTGCCAAGAAAGCTGCAGAGTTCAACAGTAACTTCAACCGGGaaaggatggaagagagaagggcATATTTTGACCTTCAGACACAT ATTATCCAAGTACCCCAAGGGAGGTATAAAGTTCTTCCTCCAGAGAGAACCAAGACTGGACCCTATCCAGTGGCCCTCATCCCTGGGCAGTTCCAGGACTATTACAAAAG GTACTCTCCCAATGAGCTGCGCTACTTGCCCCTGAACACAGCCCTGTTCGAGCCCCCCCTTGACCCGGAGCTGCCTGCCCTGGACAGCGATGGGGACTCGGATGATGCAGATGAAAACAAGGGAGAAGAGGGCAAGAAAAATTCA GACAGCTCATCTGGAAACACCTCAGATGGGGACAGTCAGGACAGTGGAGTGCAGTCAAAGGGCAAGGCCAAGGACAGGACTGCCACCCCGGCTAAAGATGCCACCCCACGCCTCAACCAACACAAATCTGTCCCTGGGTACAAG CCTAAGGTCATACCCAATGCTATTTGTGGCATTTGCCAGAAGGGTAAGGAGTCCAACAAGAAAGGAAAGCCAGAAGCTCTCATTCACTGCTCACAGTGTAAGAACAGTG GTCACCCATCGTGCCTGGATATGAGTGAGGAGCTGGTGGGCCTGATTAAGACCTACCCGTGGCAGTGTATGGAGTGTAAGACGTGCACGGTGTGTGAGCAGCCCCACCACGAGGAGGAGATGATGTTCTGTGACAAGTGTGACCGGGGCTTCCACACCTTCTGCGTGGGCCTAGACTCCATCCCTCTAG GATGCTGGGTTTGTGAGTGTTGCATCAAGGAGTTCTCAACGCCCAAGAAAAAAGGAGGAATAAAAACACCCCAAAAATCTAAATCTGCACACAAATAG